GCTGAGTCTAGACCAACAGCGCCTGGTCCTCCAGCGCTATGTCAAGACGCTCCTCATCCAGGATTAGGCGTCAGCTCCCCCGAGCATCTCCGGCTCAATTGTCATCGGAGGATGGCTGTCGACAGATGCCAAATACCGACGTATACCCATGCAAAAACGTCGTGCTACCGATGGGGCCAATCTCGCCGCCGCAAAAGAAGCCGCTGAGGGGAATATCCTCGAAATACTGCTGAAACAAGCTGGCGTCAAAATGGGGCTGTTCATACAGGCCCTGCCCCCGACCCATGCAGGTAAACATCAGGGCTCCGACGGGGGCAGCCTGGTTCAGATCCGACTGCTGGCGATAGCGCTGTAGCAGCGTGTCTAGATCCTCGGCCGAGGTGCGGGCATCCCGCAGATGAAACTGAATGCGCTGGCCGGGACGGATGCGATCGCCCACGGCTATGGCCCCCACCCGGGGGTCAACCCCAATCAGCTGTCGAATCAGAAAGTCGCCATGCTCTAGGGTCTGCTTAAAGCTGTCTTGGGCAATGCCGACGAAGAGGGAGTCCTGGGCCAGTTTGCGCTCATCCTCACTGAAGTCCTGGAAAATTCCCTGTAATGCTTCCAGGGGACTCTGAGGCTCACAGTCATCCCCGTCGGGCTCTGCCAGTTTGATCAAAATATTGCGCTCGGCTTCTACAATCCGATAGGGATGGCCAATGGGACGACACCCCTGAGCCACGATGGTGTCCATGACGATCTGACCGGATAGGGCAACGCCGACGATGCCGTCATGATGCACCTCCTGATTGCAAAAGAGGCTGCTGCTGCGGTTGATGCTACCCACACTGGCCAGCCCCCCCACCTTAACCGACCCTGGATAGGCAAAATCCAGCCCCTGCAGCAATTCACTGATCCCCGAAGAGAAGGGGTCTGCC
This portion of the Halomicronema hongdechloris C2206 genome encodes:
- a CDS encoding FIST signal transduction protein → MDATTQPMEWANAISTQVSLEAAVQDVTAQLRHQLSEPPDLGLVFISSAFASEYSRLLPLLQAAIDIPVLIGCSGGGVVGMTAAEQAVEIEAQPALSLSLARLPQVSVQGFHLTQDDLPDLDSPPDAWHKLIGIPPSDHPNFILLADPFSSGISELLQGLDFAYPGSVKVGGLASVGSINRSSSLFCNQEVHHDGIVGVALSGQIVMDTIVAQGCRPIGHPYRIVEAERNILIKLAEPDGDDCEPQSPLEALQGIFQDFSEDERKLAQDSLFVGIAQDSFKQTLEHGDFLIRQLIGVDPRVGAIAVGDRIRPGQRIQFHLRDARTSAEDLDTLLQRYRQQSDLNQAAPVGALMFTCMGRGQGLYEQPHFDASLFQQYFEDIPLSGFFCGGEIGPIGSTTFLHGYTSVFGICRQPSSDDN